One window of the Solanum stenotomum isolate F172 chromosome 11, ASM1918654v1, whole genome shotgun sequence genome contains the following:
- the LOC125845314 gene encoding uncharacterized protein LOC125845314 isoform X1 — MDFDEYDYLEKTVEEINGTSTKSKDKDNNSSAEKEKSEKGYRRRERDGSEEYADDDNRERRSSKKSRGDGESIREKDKERDRERSSRHRSRERESERDKERSSKDRDREKREKEKEKERDRDREKEKERDRDRKSRDRDRDRDKEREKEKDRERERSRRSRSRSRIEREKEMLRDSERDFESRDSRRFKEKKEKIEPEADPERDQRTVFAYQMPLKATERDVYEFFSQAGKVRDVRLIMDRNSRRSKGVGYIEFYDAMSVPMAIALSGRLLFGQPVMVKPSEAEKNLVQSTASGGGSGLAGPNAASERKLYVGNLHFNMTELQLRQIFEAFGPVELVQLPTDPETGHCKGFGFVQFAQLEHAKAAQSLNGKLEIAGRTIKVSSVTEHVGVQDAGAKTADFDDDEGGGLALNAQSRAMLMAKLDRSGVASGVAGTLGVPALNGAAQSAMSMPMGGATAFPNMLPTQLIASMAPEPIGIPSECLLLKNMFDPATETEPEFDLDIKDDVKEECSKYGRVKHIHVDKNTSGYVYLRFDSVEAASRAQQAMHKRWFAGRSISAIYLQPYEYDAKFKGTG; from the exons ATGGACTTCGACGAGTACGATTATCTGGAGAAGACTGTGGAAGAGATTAACGGCACTTCTACGAAGAGCAAAGACAAAGACAATAACAGCAGCGCCGAGAAGGAGAAGAGCGAGAAAGGCTATCGTCGAAGGGAGAGAGATGGAAGTGAGGAATACGCCGACGACGACAATAGAGAGCGCCGGAGCAGCAAAAAGTCTCGCGGCGACGGCGAAAGCATCAGAGAGAAGGATAAGGAGAGAGATAGGGAAAGGTCATCGAGGCATCGGAGTAGGGAACGGGAATCTGAGAGAGACAAAGAGAGAAGCTCAAAAGACCGTGACAGAGAGAAGAGggaaaaggagaaagagaaagagagggaTAGAGACagggagaaggagaaggaacGTGATAGAGATAGGAAGAGTAGAGATCGGGATAGAGATAGAGATAAGGAGCGAGAGAAGGAGAAAGATAGAGAGAGGGAGAGGTCAAGGAGGAGCCGTAGTCGCTCGAGGATTGAGCGAGAGAAAGAGATGTTGAGAGACAGCGAGCGTGACTTTGAATCACGGGACAGCAG GAGATtcaaggagaagaaagaaaaaatagaaccaGAAGCTGATCCAGAAAGGGACCAGAGAACTGTTTTTGCTTACCAG ATGCCCTTGAAGGCGACTGAAAGGGATGTGTATGAGTTCTTCTCACAAGCAGGAAAG GTGAGGGATGTGCGGTTAATCATGGACCGGAATTCAAGGCGATCTAAAGGAGTTGG GTACATTGAGTTTTATGATGCTATGTCCGTGCCAATGGCTATTGCTTTATCTGGTCGCTTGCTTTTTGGCCAACCAGTAATGGTCAAACCTTCTGAAGCTGAAAAGAACCTTGTTCAGTCAACCGCATCTGGTGGTGGATCAGGGTTGGCGGGGCCAAATGCTGCCTCAGAAAGAAAACTTTATGTTGGAAATCTTCACTTTAACATGACAGAATTGCAGCTTAGACAG ATTTTTGAAGCTTTTGGGCCAGTGGAGCTTGTTCAATTACCTACAGATCCTGAAACAGGACATTGCAAAGGATTTGGGTTTGTCCAA TTTGCTCAACTTGAACATGCTAAGGCGGCTCAAAGTTTGAATGGTAAGCTTGAGATTGCGGGTCGGACCATCAAG GTTTCATCCGTTACTGAACATGTTGGAGTACAAGATGCTGGAGCTAAAACTGCAGACTTTGATGATGATGAAGGGGGTGGCCTG GCATTGAATGCTCAGTCAAGGGCCATGCTTATGGCAAAATTGGACCGCAGTGGTGTTGCTTCAGG TGTTGCGGGTACACTAGGAGTTCCTGCACTTAATGGAGCAGCTCAGTCAGCAATGAGCATGCCAATGGGTGGGGCAACAGCTTTTCCGAATATGCTCCCAACACAACTCATTGCTTCCATGGCTCCCGAACCCATTGGAATTCCCAGCGAGTGTTTGTTATTAAAAAACATGTTTGATCCTGCAACTGAG ACGGAGCCAGAATTTGATTTGGATATTAAAGATGATGTGAAGGAGGAATGTTCGAAGTATGGCAGGGTCAAGCATATCCACGTGGACAA GAACACCTCTGGTTACGTGTACTTGCGGTTTGATAGTGTTGAGGCTGCATCTCGTGCTCAACAAGCCATGCACAAGAGATGGTTTGCTGGCAGATCGATTTCAGCCATCTACTTG CAACCATATGAATATGATGCCAAGTTCAAAGGTACAGGCTAA
- the LOC125845314 gene encoding uncharacterized protein LOC125845314 isoform X3, with translation MIRRFKEKKEKIEPEADPERDQRTVFAYQMPLKATERDVYEFFSQAGKVRDVRLIMDRNSRRSKGVGYIEFYDAMSVPMAIALSGRLLFGQPVMVKPSEAEKNLVQSTASGGGSGLAGPNAASERKLYVGNLHFNMTELQLRQIFEAFGPVELVQLPTDPETGHCKGFGFVQFAQLEHAKAAQSLNGKLEIAGRTIKVSSVTEHVGVQDAGAKTADFDDDEGGGLALNAQSRAMLMAKLDRSGVASGVAGTLGVPALNGAAQSAMSMPMGGATAFPNMLPTQLIASMAPEPIGIPSECLLLKNMFDPATETEPEFDLDIKDDVKEECSKYGRVKHIHVDKNTSGYVYLRFDSVEAASRAQQAMHKRWFAGRSISAIYLQPYEYDAKFKGTG, from the exons ATGATAAG GAGATtcaaggagaagaaagaaaaaatagaaccaGAAGCTGATCCAGAAAGGGACCAGAGAACTGTTTTTGCTTACCAG ATGCCCTTGAAGGCGACTGAAAGGGATGTGTATGAGTTCTTCTCACAAGCAGGAAAG GTGAGGGATGTGCGGTTAATCATGGACCGGAATTCAAGGCGATCTAAAGGAGTTGG GTACATTGAGTTTTATGATGCTATGTCCGTGCCAATGGCTATTGCTTTATCTGGTCGCTTGCTTTTTGGCCAACCAGTAATGGTCAAACCTTCTGAAGCTGAAAAGAACCTTGTTCAGTCAACCGCATCTGGTGGTGGATCAGGGTTGGCGGGGCCAAATGCTGCCTCAGAAAGAAAACTTTATGTTGGAAATCTTCACTTTAACATGACAGAATTGCAGCTTAGACAG ATTTTTGAAGCTTTTGGGCCAGTGGAGCTTGTTCAATTACCTACAGATCCTGAAACAGGACATTGCAAAGGATTTGGGTTTGTCCAA TTTGCTCAACTTGAACATGCTAAGGCGGCTCAAAGTTTGAATGGTAAGCTTGAGATTGCGGGTCGGACCATCAAG GTTTCATCCGTTACTGAACATGTTGGAGTACAAGATGCTGGAGCTAAAACTGCAGACTTTGATGATGATGAAGGGGGTGGCCTG GCATTGAATGCTCAGTCAAGGGCCATGCTTATGGCAAAATTGGACCGCAGTGGTGTTGCTTCAGG TGTTGCGGGTACACTAGGAGTTCCTGCACTTAATGGAGCAGCTCAGTCAGCAATGAGCATGCCAATGGGTGGGGCAACAGCTTTTCCGAATATGCTCCCAACACAACTCATTGCTTCCATGGCTCCCGAACCCATTGGAATTCCCAGCGAGTGTTTGTTATTAAAAAACATGTTTGATCCTGCAACTGAG ACGGAGCCAGAATTTGATTTGGATATTAAAGATGATGTGAAGGAGGAATGTTCGAAGTATGGCAGGGTCAAGCATATCCACGTGGACAA GAACACCTCTGGTTACGTGTACTTGCGGTTTGATAGTGTTGAGGCTGCATCTCGTGCTCAACAAGCCATGCACAAGAGATGGTTTGCTGGCAGATCGATTTCAGCCATCTACTTG CAACCATATGAATATGATGCCAAGTTCAAAGGTACAGGCTAA
- the LOC125845314 gene encoding uncharacterized protein LOC125845314 isoform X2 — protein MFKIIPCYDLCHTDSHYGLSHLYRRFKEKKEKIEPEADPERDQRTVFAYQMPLKATERDVYEFFSQAGKVRDVRLIMDRNSRRSKGVGYIEFYDAMSVPMAIALSGRLLFGQPVMVKPSEAEKNLVQSTASGGGSGLAGPNAASERKLYVGNLHFNMTELQLRQIFEAFGPVELVQLPTDPETGHCKGFGFVQFAQLEHAKAAQSLNGKLEIAGRTIKVSSVTEHVGVQDAGAKTADFDDDEGGGLALNAQSRAMLMAKLDRSGVASGVAGTLGVPALNGAAQSAMSMPMGGATAFPNMLPTQLIASMAPEPIGIPSECLLLKNMFDPATETEPEFDLDIKDDVKEECSKYGRVKHIHVDKNTSGYVYLRFDSVEAASRAQQAMHKRWFAGRSISAIYLQPYEYDAKFKGTG, from the exons ATGTTTAAAATAATTCCTTGCTATGATCTATGCCATACAGATTCTCATTATGGTCTGAGTCATTTATACAGGAGATtcaaggagaagaaagaaaaaatagaaccaGAAGCTGATCCAGAAAGGGACCAGAGAACTGTTTTTGCTTACCAG ATGCCCTTGAAGGCGACTGAAAGGGATGTGTATGAGTTCTTCTCACAAGCAGGAAAG GTGAGGGATGTGCGGTTAATCATGGACCGGAATTCAAGGCGATCTAAAGGAGTTGG GTACATTGAGTTTTATGATGCTATGTCCGTGCCAATGGCTATTGCTTTATCTGGTCGCTTGCTTTTTGGCCAACCAGTAATGGTCAAACCTTCTGAAGCTGAAAAGAACCTTGTTCAGTCAACCGCATCTGGTGGTGGATCAGGGTTGGCGGGGCCAAATGCTGCCTCAGAAAGAAAACTTTATGTTGGAAATCTTCACTTTAACATGACAGAATTGCAGCTTAGACAG ATTTTTGAAGCTTTTGGGCCAGTGGAGCTTGTTCAATTACCTACAGATCCTGAAACAGGACATTGCAAAGGATTTGGGTTTGTCCAA TTTGCTCAACTTGAACATGCTAAGGCGGCTCAAAGTTTGAATGGTAAGCTTGAGATTGCGGGTCGGACCATCAAG GTTTCATCCGTTACTGAACATGTTGGAGTACAAGATGCTGGAGCTAAAACTGCAGACTTTGATGATGATGAAGGGGGTGGCCTG GCATTGAATGCTCAGTCAAGGGCCATGCTTATGGCAAAATTGGACCGCAGTGGTGTTGCTTCAGG TGTTGCGGGTACACTAGGAGTTCCTGCACTTAATGGAGCAGCTCAGTCAGCAATGAGCATGCCAATGGGTGGGGCAACAGCTTTTCCGAATATGCTCCCAACACAACTCATTGCTTCCATGGCTCCCGAACCCATTGGAATTCCCAGCGAGTGTTTGTTATTAAAAAACATGTTTGATCCTGCAACTGAG ACGGAGCCAGAATTTGATTTGGATATTAAAGATGATGTGAAGGAGGAATGTTCGAAGTATGGCAGGGTCAAGCATATCCACGTGGACAA GAACACCTCTGGTTACGTGTACTTGCGGTTTGATAGTGTTGAGGCTGCATCTCGTGCTCAACAAGCCATGCACAAGAGATGGTTTGCTGGCAGATCGATTTCAGCCATCTACTTG CAACCATATGAATATGATGCCAAGTTCAAAGGTACAGGCTAA
- the LOC125845961 gene encoding uncharacterized protein LOC125845961 yields MNDNMELNPDSHIQDEAERLFKEMKLMKQNVNNSEFYAGMLLDLEKINPHLVRLSVGLYSKAKVVIYGLGSIEFSYNSQFQLAVVLLLKDHVEWIGKIEIFDPVMTTADIKVFKKFGLEVLTNDENCKRKVQGPTMFYMPSPCFNLLGNLLGANWSSSSLDQIFLLTNSLSATRMNLPLWDPFTLETKLRLAIIREFTAEISINTNDHQMYASFFHDFAWHFFKVNEELRKYDWLYTQRYLEIVFSEDFKRNKTSKEFAQNLGSIRGPRQFRNCSVPHQAGWFKLNIYGIGSKEGDQSGQFSGVLKDKEGELLDGYCYRVEFDDEDDVIVGLEALKYGLTRIKKEKLKVEKLMVESDNAMLVQYVNGRPEPNETTMAKLNEIFKLLEGITWIVYHVYEETNKVAIEGVPRDEKKLYLENVPFAMPESGIAEIFTGFGKVEDVQLLKDPETGHRNGCGFVKFAQVEHAKRAQEILKGEFKTDDLCLKISPAPEHVGVQDAGA; encoded by the exons ATGAATGACAATATGGAGTTAAATCCTGATTCTCACATACAAGATGAGGCAGAAAGGTTGTTTAAAgagatgaaattgatgaaacaGAATGTTAACAACTCTGAATTCTATGCTGGAATGCTCTTGGATCTCGAGAAAATCAATCCTCATTTGGTTCGCCTTTCAGTAGGCCTCTATTCAAAAGCTAAGGTGGTAATATATGGTTTGGGAAGCATCGAATTTAGTTACAATTCACAATTTCAGCTTGCTGTAGTTCTCCTACTAAAAGATCACGTTGAATGGATTggcaaaattgaaatatttgatcCTGTAATGACTACAGCTGATATCAAAGTTTTCAAGAAATTCGGTCTTGAGGTTCTTACCAATGATGAAAATTGTAAGAGGAAAGTTCAGGGACCAACAATGTTCTACATGCCTAGTCCTTGTTTCAATCTTCTTGGCAACCTATTGGGAGCAAACTGGTCTTCATCTTCTCTTGACCAGATTTTTCTGCTGACAAACTCGTTGAGTGCTACACGCATGAATCTGCCGTTATGGGATCCGTTTACTCTAGAAACAAAGCTAAGATTAGCGATAATTCGTGAATTCACAGCAGAGATTTCCATAAACACTAATGACCATCAGATGTATGCTAGTTTTTTCCATGACTTTGCCTGGCATTTCTTTAAAGTGAACGAGGAATTACGGAAATATGATTGGTTATATACGCAAAG GTATCTTGAAATAGTTTTCTCGGAAGATTTCAAACGCAATAAAACTAGCAAGGAATTTGCACAAAATTTGGGTTCTATACGTGGCCCTCGTCAGTTCAGAAACTGCTCAGTTCCTCACCAGGCTGGTTGGTTTAAGCTAAACATCTATGGTATTGGCTCAAAAGAGGGTGACCAGAGTGGACAATTTAGTGGTGTCTTGAAAGATAAAGAAGGGGAGTTGTTAGATGGATATTGCTATAGGGTTGAGtttgatgatgaagatgatgtGATTGTTGGACTAGAGGCCTTGAAGTATGGGTTGACCAGaatcaagaaagaaaaactGAAAGTAGAGAAGTTGATGGTGGAGTCAGATAATGCTATGTTGGTCCAGTATGTTAATGGTCGTCCTGAGCCAAATGAAACAACCATGGCTAAATTGAATGAAATTTTCAAGTTGCTGGAAGGTATAACCTGGATAGTTTACCATGTGTACGAAGAAACCAATAAAGTTGCTATAGAGGGGGTTCCAAGGGATGAGAAAAAACTTTACTTAGAAAATGTTCCTTTTGCTATGCCAGAGTCGGGTATTGCAGAG ATTTTTACAGGATTTGGGAAAGTAGAGGATGTTCAATTACTCAAAGATCCCGAAACAGGACACAGAAACGGATGTGGGTTTGTCAAA TTTGCTCAAGTTGAACATGCAAAGCGAGCTCAAGAGATTTTGAAAGGAGAGTTCAAAACTGATGATTTATGCCTCAAG ATTTCACCTGCTCCTGAACATGTTGGAGTACAAGATGCTGGAGCTTAA